The following are from one region of the Desulfovibrio sp. Huiquan2017 genome:
- a CDS encoding TRAP transporter fused permease subunit yields the protein MYDKLNRFEQYLFDFLSVAMVLFYSWSAIFEPAATQFHRGIYVIITYILVFLLNKSRSRIMRAVDYLLMLASLVSVGYWILNFEAINYRTGMENGMDKTMAMIGVLLGIELARRVVGNIFVVIGVLMLLFGMYGAHMPELIAHAGASFPDLCTSIFYRSDGVFGIMANVLATYIILFVLFGAFLEKCGAQRFFIDFPLAAVGHKIGGPAKVSVIASGLFGSISGSAIANTVSTGTFTIPMMKKAGFKPHVAGGIEPAASIGGMFMPPIMGAGGFIMAEMTGLPYSHIMLVAIFPALMYFFSVFVMVHYEAKKNNIVGERHKAGAMDILRKEWPYTLPLILITIFMLAGYSPGYSAIVGLAACIGLSFKDEGRRIDPTLLLVMAFMVLCPWVVKLVGKAAGPEAVTEVKPYLSGRILLLYGLIAAAALYVWRGQTPAGLKSELGAFVAASREGTINSLKIGATVGVIGVIIGVLTYSGLVLTFADIVIELAHGNLILTILLIALASLVLGMGVPVTAAYLITAVVAVPALTHLGVNEVAAHMIVYWLSQDSNITPPVCIAAFAGATIAGANMWRTAFTSFKFAKFLYLAPFLFAYVPAFSLDAPTRDIILWFSAITVVVFAYAWFLSFIWIKPLKRFLGLTPA from the coding sequence ATGTACGACAAATTAAACAGATTCGAACAATACCTCTTCGACTTCCTGTCGGTGGCCATGGTCCTGTTCTATTCCTGGTCGGCCATCTTCGAACCGGCGGCGACCCAGTTCCACCGGGGCATATACGTGATCATCACGTACATCCTCGTCTTTCTCCTGAACAAGTCCAGAAGCAGGATCATGCGGGCCGTGGACTACCTGCTCATGCTCGCATCCCTCGTCTCGGTGGGGTATTGGATCCTCAATTTCGAGGCCATCAATTACCGCACGGGCATGGAGAACGGCATGGACAAGACCATGGCCATGATCGGCGTGCTGCTGGGCATCGAGCTGGCCCGTCGGGTGGTCGGCAACATCTTCGTCGTCATCGGCGTCCTCATGCTCCTGTTCGGCATGTACGGCGCGCACATGCCCGAGCTCATCGCCCACGCGGGCGCGAGCTTTCCGGACTTGTGCACCTCCATCTTCTACCGTTCGGACGGCGTGTTCGGCATCATGGCCAACGTGCTGGCCACCTACATCATCCTGTTCGTGCTCTTCGGGGCCTTCCTGGAAAAGTGCGGGGCTCAGCGGTTTTTCATCGACTTCCCCCTGGCCGCCGTGGGCCACAAGATAGGCGGCCCGGCCAAGGTCTCGGTCATCGCCTCGGGGCTGTTCGGGTCCATCTCGGGCTCGGCCATCGCCAACACCGTGTCCACCGGCACCTTCACCATCCCGATGATGAAAAAAGCGGGATTCAAGCCCCACGTGGCGGGCGGCATCGAACCCGCCGCATCCATCGGCGGCATGTTCATGCCCCCGATCATGGGCGCGGGCGGTTTCATCATGGCCGAAATGACCGGCCTGCCCTATTCCCACATCATGCTCGTGGCCATCTTCCCGGCCCTCATGTATTTCTTCTCGGTCTTCGTCATGGTCCATTACGAGGCCAAGAAGAACAACATCGTCGGTGAGCGCCACAAGGCCGGGGCCATGGACATCCTGCGCAAGGAGTGGCCCTACACCCTGCCGCTCATCCTGATCACCATCTTCATGCTCGCGGGCTACTCGCCCGGCTATTCGGCCATCGTCGGCCTGGCCGCCTGCATCGGGCTGTCCTTCAAGGACGAAGGGCGGCGCATCGACCCGACCCTGCTCCTGGTCATGGCCTTCATGGTCCTCTGCCCCTGGGTGGTCAAACTCGTCGGCAAGGCCGCGGGGCCCGAGGCAGTGACCGAGGTCAAGCCATACCTGTCCGGCCGCATCCTGTTGCTCTACGGCCTCATCGCGGCGGCCGCGCTCTACGTCTGGCGAGGACAGACCCCGGCAGGACTCAAATCCGAACTGGGGGCGTTCGTGGCCGCCTCGCGCGAAGGAACCATCAATTCCCTGAAAATCGGGGCCACCGTAGGCGTCATCGGCGTCATCATCGGCGTGCTGACCTACTCCGGCCTGGTCCTGACCTTTGCCGACATCGTCATCGAACTGGCCCACGGCAACCTGATCCTGACCATCCTGCTCATCGCCCTGGCCTCGCTGGTGCTCGGCATGGGCGTGCCCGTCACCGCCGCTTACCTGATCACCGCCGTGGTCGCGGTCCCGGCCCTGACCCACCTGGGCGTCAACGAAGTGGCCGCGCACATGATCGTCTACTGGCTTTCGCAGGACTCCAACATCACCCCGCCGGTGTGCATCGCCGCCTTCGCAGGCGCGACCATCGCCGGGGCCAATATGTGGCGCACCGCCTTCACCTCGTTCAAATTCGCCAAGTTCCTCTATCTCGCCCCGTTCCTCTTCGCCTATGTCCCGGCCTTCTCCCTGGACGCGCCCACCCGCGACATCATCCTCTGGTTCAGCGCCATCACCGTGGTCGTGTTCGCCTACGCCTGGTTCCTCAGCTTCATCTGGATCAAGCCGCTCAAGCGCTTCCTCGGCCTGACCCCGGCCTGA
- a CDS encoding TAXI family TRAP transporter solute-binding subunit yields MPRLFPVLYLLCGLAAAALGCTSEKPNDARATPASTSASPQVLIMNGGPHGGTFNAFTDKMAEMITRDAPSLHVQVRRSNGSKDNLLALCANRADMAIVNASDAFLGRTGALLCANKKYADARSMAFLYRAPAQLVVRSDSGFHTVLDLRGKTIAVGNSGSGAALAAERFFRHLKLRGKLTVLHKGYDESFADLASGAVDGVWTLTSAPNTTIMEVARNQPVHLMNLHEAAVVSGFYQLYPFYSRATIPAGTYVGQDDPVQTFQDAALWCARAGLDAQAVYDSLEAVFTQPRLDELRAIHGASRDMGPQTAVNNLPIPLHPGAVRFWAERGVPIPAILMP; encoded by the coding sequence ATGCCCCGCTTGTTTCCCGTTCTGTACCTGCTGTGCGGCCTGGCCGCCGCAGCCTTGGGCTGTACCTCGGAAAAACCGAACGACGCTCGCGCCACGCCTGCTTCGACTTCGGCCTCCCCTCAAGTGCTGATCATGAACGGCGGCCCGCACGGGGGCACCTTCAATGCCTTCACCGACAAGATGGCGGAGATGATCACCCGCGACGCGCCCTCCCTGCACGTGCAGGTCCGGCGGTCGAACGGCTCCAAGGACAACCTCCTGGCCCTATGCGCGAACCGGGCGGACATGGCCATTGTCAATGCGAGCGACGCCTTTCTGGGACGCACGGGCGCCCTGCTCTGCGCCAACAAGAAATACGCCGACGCCCGAAGCATGGCCTTCCTGTACAGGGCGCCGGCCCAGTTGGTGGTGCGCTCGGACTCGGGCTTCCACACGGTCCTCGACCTGCGTGGCAAGACCATTGCCGTGGGCAATTCCGGTTCGGGCGCGGCCCTGGCGGCCGAACGATTCTTCCGCCACCTCAAGCTCCGGGGGAAGTTGACGGTCCTGCACAAGGGATACGACGAGTCCTTCGCCGACCTCGCCTCGGGCGCAGTTGACGGGGTCTGGACCCTGACGAGCGCTCCCAATACGACGATCATGGAGGTGGCACGCAACCAGCCGGTACACCTGATGAATCTGCACGAAGCGGCCGTGGTCTCGGGGTTCTACCAACTCTATCCCTTCTATTCGCGGGCGACCATCCCGGCCGGGACCTATGTGGGCCAGGACGACCCAGTGCAGACCTTCCAGGACGCAGCCCTATGGTGCGCCCGCGCGGGGCTGGACGCCCAGGCCGTGTACGACAGCCTCGAGGCCGTATTCACCCAGCCCCGGCTCGACGAACTGCGCGCCATCCACGGCGCGTCCCGGGACATGGGCCCGCAGACCGCCGTCAACAACCTGCCCATCCCCCTGCATCCCGGTGCGGTCCGCTTCTGGGCCGAACGCGGCGTGCCCATCCCGGCCATCCTCATGCCCTAG
- a CDS encoding malic enzyme-like NAD(P)-binding protein — translation MALFTKEEALNYHSSKRKGKLEVVSIKPCRNQKDLSMAYSPGVAEACRAIHADTEKVYDYTNKGNLVAVVSNGTAVLGLGNIGPEAGKPVMEGKGVLFKIFSDIDVYDLNIAAKTPDEVVAFCKLLEPTFGGINLEDIKAPECFEIETRLKKEMGIPVFHDDQHGTAIISAAGIINALEISGKKIDEIKIVVSGAGAAAIACSNLYVHMGVKRENIFMFDSRGLIHAGRDGLNEFKKAYAQAENKGSLADCMAGADMFLGLSVKDAINQDMVKTMADNAIIFACANPDPEITYDAVKQVRPDIIMGTGRSDFPNQVNNVLGFPFIFRGALDCRAKTINEEMKIAAADALARLAKEPVSKDICEAFGVDKLEFGIDYIIPKPLDPRVLTWLAPAVAKAAMETGVAQIELDLDQYVKSLEARMKASKARTKLVVDSFGYDF, via the coding sequence ATGGCACTGTTCACCAAGGAAGAAGCGCTCAACTACCACTCCAGCAAACGCAAGGGCAAACTGGAGGTCGTTTCCATCAAGCCATGCAGGAATCAGAAGGACCTGTCCATGGCTTACAGCCCCGGCGTGGCCGAAGCCTGCCGCGCCATCCACGCGGACACGGAAAAGGTCTACGACTACACCAACAAGGGCAATCTGGTGGCGGTGGTCTCCAACGGCACCGCCGTGCTCGGCCTGGGCAACATCGGTCCCGAAGCGGGCAAGCCGGTCATGGAGGGCAAGGGCGTCCTGTTCAAGATCTTTTCCGACATCGATGTCTACGACCTGAACATCGCGGCCAAGACCCCGGACGAGGTGGTCGCCTTCTGCAAACTGCTGGAGCCCACCTTCGGCGGCATCAACCTGGAAGACATCAAGGCCCCCGAGTGCTTCGAGATCGAGACCCGCCTGAAAAAGGAAATGGGCATCCCGGTCTTCCACGACGACCAGCACGGCACGGCCATCATCTCGGCCGCGGGCATCATCAACGCCCTGGAAATCTCCGGCAAGAAGATCGACGAGATCAAGATCGTGGTCTCGGGCGCGGGCGCGGCGGCCATCGCCTGCTCCAACCTCTACGTGCACATGGGCGTCAAGCGCGAGAACATCTTCATGTTCGATTCGCGGGGCCTGATCCACGCCGGACGCGACGGGCTGAACGAATTCAAAAAGGCCTACGCCCAGGCCGAAAACAAGGGGTCGCTGGCCGACTGCATGGCCGGAGCCGACATGTTCCTGGGGCTGTCCGTCAAAGATGCCATCAACCAGGACATGGTCAAGACCATGGCCGACAACGCCATCATCTTCGCCTGCGCAAACCCGGACCCGGAAATTACCTACGACGCGGTCAAGCAGGTGCGCCCGGACATCATCATGGGTACCGGCCGGTCCGATTTCCCCAACCAGGTCAACAACGTGCTCGGCTTCCCGTTCATCTTCCGGGGCGCACTCGACTGCCGGGCCAAGACCATCAACGAGGAAATGAAAATCGCCGCCGCCGACGCCCTGGCCCGCCTGGCCAAGGAGCCGGTCTCCAAGGATATCTGCGAGGCCTTCGGCGTGGACAAGCTCGAATTCGGCATCGACTACATCATCCCCAAACCGCTGGACCCGCGCGTGCTCACATGGCTCGCCCCGGCCGTGGCCAAGGCCGCCATGGAAACCGGCGTTGCCCAAATCGAACTGGACCTCGACCAGTACGTCAAAAGCCTGGAAGCCCGCATGAAGGCCTCCAAGGCCCGCACCAAGCTCGTGGTCGACTCCTTCGGCTACGATTTCTAG
- a CDS encoding phosphopantetheine-binding protein, which yields MERKEIFNIIRAGLTSETALDWEAISPETELAEELLPESLERFKYLLALEEEFNIEVRDEDAESWRTINDVIDYLEQHVP from the coding sequence ATGGAACGGAAAGAAATTTTCAACATCATCCGGGCAGGGCTCACCTCGGAAACGGCATTGGACTGGGAGGCCATCTCCCCGGAAACCGAGTTGGCCGAAGAACTCCTCCCCGAATCGCTGGAGCGGTTCAAGTATCTGCTGGCCTTGGAGGAAGAGTTCAACATCGAGGTCAGGGACGAGGACGCCGAGTCTTGGCGCACCATCAACGACGTTATCGACTACCTCGAACAGCATGTGCCCTAG